A genomic region of Oceaniferula marina contains the following coding sequences:
- a CDS encoding GH92 family glycosyl hydrolase, with protein sequence MKFLLYIVASSMVGICFGQNTLFSIGVADGSSAEFGGAKEGINGYVKKLGDRDRLFMVGRDKTQDWTYILPGTKGTWAGMGYWSWRVNFAPFAFTLESAPTKPCALVIDVAKVHQDAPIVRLEVNGIAHDINVASLKNKKQLRFAIPVGQLKQGSNILRLHSYKGDWLEFDAVSFESEDPTLKLAAPRSFAVQQLSMAGKDRLNEKTQRTQALVIDVINMQQQPQTLDVWVDGKMVESHDFLQGRQSWDVPLPAVDTDTERSVIIKDKDGVVSGDLLVQKKSDLVRLSDEVNMLAGTTNSRWMITPGPAAPMCLMRISPENETARWKGGYDYQVESIAGFGHIHEWTMSGMMTMPHHGKMFVKQGSRFDPDSGWRSRINPKEAVAEVGKYSVTLQDTGIKAEMGATKRSSLERYTYPKAVDPRIICALQTGVDEYKTYINEVHVEQTSPYEIRGYSKQQNWGSGYPEKQDYIVHFVMQFDQPIKQLDGWKDGKLSTAVKTIDYKRSGKGLGDCGFSPVFDLPKGGVVNMRTGISLVDIEGAANNLKTEITEPFGWDLDKLVEESKQTWDDLLGRITLETKDATRRQRFYTSLYRSLSGRGICSDVDGRWRDASEKIQTAPKGLEMFSSDGVWGTHWNLNQLWNWVYPEISQTFMESQIQYFEKTGYTLKGPAGAEAIGVMLGSPELPLMAGAWTAGVRGSDPEKLWKAFYHQQTTPGKHLLYGGYAGNEHYSDYLKYGYVTSEGKGYGHYASSTLEYAYQDWATAQLAMALKRPAATIKMFSDRANNWKNAIHPASLKVRFKNRQGAWTDKTHCVEGSDTQLRWFVPQNTQGLMKYLGGSEKAVGILNSEFEASEAMNFMAPADQMGFIKVNHGNQTMMHSSYLFNAFGKPELTQKWVRSILNRYYGYTPYDAYLGDEDQGQMSAWLNLSSMGIFSIDGGVGADSMVEFVPPSFEKMEVKRPLGADWVITASEKVVNSGKARSVKINGKKAQGFRTKLSDLLLKEGSVKIEWE encoded by the coding sequence ATGAAATTTCTGCTTTATATCGTCGCTAGCTCAATGGTTGGAATCTGCTTTGGTCAAAATACGCTTTTTAGCATTGGTGTGGCTGATGGCTCGTCGGCTGAGTTTGGGGGTGCGAAAGAAGGAATCAATGGTTACGTCAAAAAGCTGGGAGACCGTGATCGATTATTCATGGTTGGCCGTGATAAAACTCAGGACTGGACTTACATTCTCCCTGGGACGAAAGGAACATGGGCTGGAATGGGATATTGGTCGTGGCGTGTTAATTTTGCACCTTTTGCTTTCACTCTTGAGTCAGCTCCCACCAAGCCATGTGCCTTGGTTATTGATGTAGCGAAGGTGCATCAAGACGCACCGATTGTGAGGCTTGAGGTGAATGGTATTGCTCATGACATCAATGTGGCGTCTTTGAAAAATAAAAAGCAGCTGCGTTTTGCTATCCCTGTGGGTCAGCTGAAGCAGGGTAGCAATATTTTACGACTGCATTCTTATAAAGGCGACTGGCTTGAATTCGATGCCGTGAGTTTTGAATCTGAGGATCCAACTCTCAAGCTGGCAGCTCCAAGGAGTTTCGCCGTGCAACAGTTGAGTATGGCTGGGAAAGATAGACTGAATGAGAAGACGCAACGCACCCAAGCCTTGGTGATCGATGTGATCAATATGCAGCAGCAGCCTCAGACGCTTGATGTTTGGGTGGATGGCAAAATGGTAGAATCACATGATTTCCTTCAGGGGCGTCAGTCATGGGACGTGCCACTTCCTGCTGTGGATACGGACACCGAACGATCCGTTATTATTAAAGACAAAGATGGGGTTGTTTCAGGAGATCTGTTAGTTCAGAAGAAAAGTGATCTCGTGCGTCTTAGTGATGAGGTGAATATGCTTGCAGGCACTACAAACTCACGTTGGATGATTACGCCTGGGCCTGCAGCGCCTATGTGTCTCATGAGAATTAGTCCAGAGAATGAAACAGCACGTTGGAAAGGAGGCTATGATTATCAAGTCGAGTCCATTGCTGGCTTCGGGCATATTCATGAATGGACCATGAGTGGAATGATGACGATGCCACATCACGGCAAGATGTTTGTGAAGCAGGGGAGTCGATTCGATCCCGATTCTGGATGGCGTTCACGCATCAATCCCAAAGAAGCGGTCGCTGAGGTTGGGAAGTATTCAGTAACGCTACAAGACACGGGTATCAAAGCTGAAATGGGAGCAACGAAGCGCTCTTCTCTCGAACGCTACACCTATCCCAAAGCGGTTGACCCACGTATCATTTGTGCCCTTCAGACAGGAGTGGACGAATACAAAACGTATATCAATGAAGTGCATGTGGAGCAAACGAGTCCATACGAAATCCGAGGGTATTCGAAGCAACAGAACTGGGGCAGTGGTTATCCGGAGAAACAGGATTACATCGTCCATTTTGTAATGCAGTTTGATCAACCTATCAAGCAGCTTGATGGCTGGAAGGATGGAAAACTATCTACAGCTGTGAAGACAATAGATTATAAACGCAGCGGCAAGGGTCTCGGGGATTGTGGCTTTTCTCCTGTGTTTGATTTGCCTAAGGGGGGAGTCGTCAATATGCGCACAGGAATATCACTGGTCGATATCGAAGGAGCCGCAAACAACCTTAAAACCGAAATCACTGAGCCATTTGGCTGGGACTTAGACAAGCTTGTAGAGGAGAGTAAGCAAACTTGGGATGATCTGTTGGGGCGTATCACGCTGGAAACAAAGGACGCTACACGTCGTCAGCGATTTTACACGAGTCTTTACCGTAGTCTATCAGGTCGCGGTATCTGTAGTGATGTCGATGGCCGGTGGAGAGATGCTTCAGAGAAAATTCAGACCGCACCAAAGGGCTTGGAAATGTTCTCTAGTGATGGGGTCTGGGGAACGCACTGGAATCTGAACCAACTGTGGAACTGGGTTTACCCTGAGATATCACAAACGTTCATGGAGTCTCAAATTCAATACTTTGAAAAAACAGGATACACCTTGAAAGGACCTGCTGGAGCGGAAGCGATTGGAGTTATGTTGGGATCTCCTGAGCTCCCGTTGATGGCTGGAGCCTGGACTGCTGGAGTTCGTGGCTCGGATCCAGAAAAATTATGGAAAGCATTCTATCACCAGCAAACTACACCTGGAAAGCATCTGCTGTATGGCGGCTATGCTGGTAATGAACATTATTCAGATTATCTAAAGTATGGCTACGTCACCTCAGAAGGCAAAGGCTACGGACATTATGCCAGCTCCACGTTGGAATACGCGTATCAAGACTGGGCAACAGCTCAGCTGGCTATGGCATTGAAACGTCCCGCTGCAACGATCAAGATGTTCTCAGACCGTGCTAATAACTGGAAGAACGCTATTCACCCTGCCAGTCTGAAAGTGCGCTTTAAAAACAGACAGGGAGCATGGACTGACAAAACGCACTGTGTGGAGGGAAGCGATACTCAGTTGCGCTGGTTTGTTCCACAAAACACTCAAGGTCTGATGAAGTATTTGGGTGGATCAGAGAAAGCTGTTGGTATTCTCAATAGCGAGTTTGAGGCTTCCGAAGCAATGAATTTTATGGCTCCTGCCGATCAGATGGGCTTCATCAAGGTGAATCACGGGAACCAAACGATGATGCACTCCAGCTACTTGTTCAATGCCTTTGGCAAACCTGAACTTACTCAAAAATGGGTGCGTTCTATCCTCAACCGCTACTATGGTTATACTCCTTACGATGCCTATCTCGGTGACGAGGACCAAGGTCAAATGAGTGCATGGCTTAATCTATCTAGCATGGGTATTTTCTCTATTGATGG
- a CDS encoding PEP-CTERM sorting domain-containing protein — translation MPDRQRENNKHSTALVLQNHKLLKIKMIKKSIITTISTIALATLTSQAAIVFTSVAANLSNISSTTSVTGGGENRTNALWRQRDGFGESSITVLESWEGAGDEDVPVLTQVITGLTNGASYDVYVNYVRFGASGGDPDGDRGGIRGSLDNSTFTSFNAATGTAGSVGYSELTGFSNSDRVGLRGYLGTAVANASGEIQVYVDDSDDNSLEERVWYDGASYELVPEPSSTALLGLGGLALMIRRRR, via the coding sequence ATGCCAGATAGACAACGCGAGAACAATAAGCATTCAACGGCCTTAGTTCTTCAAAATCACAAATTACTAAAAATTAAAATGATAAAAAAATCAATTATTACAACAATCTCTACGATCGCGTTAGCCACACTGACGAGTCAGGCGGCAATTGTCTTTACTTCAGTTGCTGCTAACCTGAGTAATATATCCAGCACTACTTCTGTCACCGGCGGTGGAGAGAACCGCACGAACGCTTTGTGGCGTCAGCGCGATGGTTTTGGTGAAAGTTCTATTACGGTTCTGGAAAGTTGGGAGGGGGCGGGTGACGAAGACGTACCCGTGTTGACCCAGGTAATCACTGGTTTAACAAATGGTGCCAGCTATGATGTATACGTCAATTACGTCCGTTTTGGGGCGTCTGGGGGCGATCCCGACGGCGACCGTGGTGGGATCAGAGGGTCTCTCGACAACAGCACATTTACGTCTTTCAATGCAGCTACGGGGACTGCTGGATCCGTTGGGTATAGTGAACTGACAGGATTTTCAAACTCTGATCGTGTTGGACTCCGCGGGTATTTAGGTACTGCCGTAGCCAATGCCTCAGGTGAAATTCAGGTCTATGTTGATGATTCTGATGACAATTCACTTGAGGAGCGTGTATGGTATGATGGCGCATCTTATGAATTAGTGCCCGAGCCTAGCTCAACAGCTCTTCTCGGACTGGGTGGTCTTGCGTTGATGATCCGTCGCCGCCGCTAA
- a CDS encoding glycoside hydrolase family 43 protein has product MHAENRLQSFKPGQTWPDNNGRHINAHGGGICVYDSTYYWFGEHKIEGKAGNKAQVGVSVYSSKDLYNWKDEGIALPVSDDPKSDIAKGCILERPKVIFNAKTNKFVMWFHLELKGQGYGAARSGIAIADKITGPYTFIRSIRPNAGHWPQNVTADEKDPRSIARTKAENDRFSGAPTKKHEKFNILGSHMEGGQMARDMTLFVDDDGKAYHLYSSEHNSTLHISLLTEDYLDHSGTYVRVFPFRWMEAPAICKNNGKYYLIASGCTGWSPNAARSTVADTIFGPWKELGNPCVGENTSNGLGPSKTFGGQSTYILPVLGQDNAFIAMFDQWRPNNAIDGRYIWLPIQFEKGSLKIEWQDEWNLSFFKKNPE; this is encoded by the coding sequence ATGCATGCAGAGAATCGTCTCCAATCATTCAAACCAGGTCAAACATGGCCTGACAACAATGGTCGGCATATCAATGCCCATGGCGGAGGAATATGTGTTTACGACAGCACTTATTACTGGTTCGGAGAGCACAAAATCGAAGGCAAGGCCGGCAACAAGGCCCAAGTGGGAGTGAGTGTTTATTCTTCCAAAGACCTGTATAACTGGAAAGACGAAGGCATTGCTCTCCCTGTCTCAGACGATCCCAAAAGCGATATCGCCAAAGGCTGTATCCTTGAACGACCAAAAGTGATTTTCAATGCGAAGACCAATAAATTTGTGATGTGGTTTCATCTCGAATTAAAAGGTCAAGGCTACGGTGCTGCTCGAAGCGGAATTGCCATTGCCGACAAGATCACAGGACCCTACACCTTTATACGTAGTATTCGCCCTAACGCTGGACACTGGCCCCAAAATGTCACAGCCGATGAAAAAGACCCCCGCTCAATTGCTCGAACCAAGGCGGAAAACGACAGGTTTAGTGGTGCCCCGACGAAGAAACATGAAAAGTTTAACATCCTAGGATCCCACATGGAAGGAGGGCAAATGGCACGCGATATGACGTTGTTTGTCGATGACGACGGCAAGGCTTATCACCTTTATTCCTCTGAACACAATTCAACGCTCCACATATCGCTACTCACGGAAGATTACCTTGACCATTCAGGCACCTATGTTCGAGTCTTTCCTTTCCGCTGGATGGAAGCTCCTGCCATTTGTAAAAACAACGGAAAATATTACCTCATCGCTTCTGGTTGCACTGGGTGGTCGCCTAATGCGGCTCGATCAACCGTCGCCGACACTATTTTTGGCCCATGGAAGGAGTTAGGAAACCCTTGTGTAGGAGAAAATACCAGTAACGGGCTAGGACCTTCAAAAACATTTGGAGGTCAAAGCACTTACATTTTACCTGTCCTGGGACAAGACAATGCCTTTATTGCCATGTTCGATCAATGGAGACCAAACAATGCCATCGACGGGCGCTATATCTGGTTGCCCATCCAGTTCGAAAAAGGTTCATTGAAAATTGAGTGGCAAGATGAGTGGAATTTATCCTTTTTTAAGAAAAACCCTGAATAG
- a CDS encoding ATP-binding protein, with amino-acid sequence MKHLPILPFTRLLLGLITITLISCSDDDGQGINPYTQKGILDERAGELERQLSSLPKRNAKWMAERFGYHSIFHNADSEAEPMNEWVQLKFNRPTPVKSIALIPAVDPQGDQLQSYGFPRRFRVEFRSKKDGEVVHIIDRTQSDFQNPGVAPVMFEDLDINARYMKIIVERGQVVNDMEFFALSEIVVMEQRGVGMVNVAPYSQRSTSAHFQSYPYWDIRFIADRLSPLGFPLGKENVRDTDFIVELPRARDGEGVEIIIDLGEKKPMGRLAFYPAEPPSDILLPHFGYPDSLTIEVFDDASMKVPLYHMFVLPDYKLRKHHPKRHFRPVTDLAFAVPMGGVSGRYVKVTASGLSDYHQDSILAFGEIIVWGGDENLSLNCGVTVHTPDGQLDSLETKRLVDGYVDSYPIIDTYLWLKGLAQREALERDLAVVHHQIIELDRTIELFWRYLLWGLMIIFFVMVVYLVIRNRRAKALALHRLREQISRDLHDDVGCNLGSISLGISNLQDEVQDESLAEEFEELELISRETSVALEEAVFFTRKNQIYLSDLVDRLEQRARIILEENVCIFSVEGKLVDRVVDFPFKRQVMLLYKEALYNCSRHAHATKVEVTVSSDYRFIIVFRDNGIGFDVNTLERVSGLDNMRTRAKKIGGELMIDSVPGEGTTLKLVVEY; translated from the coding sequence ATGAAGCATTTGCCTATTCTGCCTTTCACTCGATTGTTATTGGGGTTAATAACCATCACACTCATCTCATGTTCCGATGATGATGGTCAGGGGATCAACCCTTATACCCAGAAAGGCATTTTGGATGAGAGGGCTGGCGAGCTGGAGCGTCAACTTTCATCATTGCCGAAACGAAATGCCAAATGGATGGCGGAGCGTTTTGGTTACCATAGCATCTTCCATAATGCGGACTCGGAGGCTGAGCCTATGAATGAGTGGGTGCAGCTAAAGTTTAATCGCCCAACTCCAGTGAAATCGATTGCGCTTATCCCTGCTGTTGATCCTCAGGGTGACCAGCTTCAATCTTACGGCTTCCCCCGCCGGTTCAGGGTCGAGTTTCGTTCTAAAAAGGATGGAGAAGTTGTTCATATCATAGACCGGACACAATCGGATTTTCAAAATCCAGGAGTCGCTCCAGTGATGTTCGAAGACTTGGACATCAACGCGCGCTACATGAAAATCATTGTGGAGCGTGGACAGGTAGTAAATGATATGGAGTTTTTTGCGTTGAGTGAAATCGTAGTGATGGAGCAGCGTGGGGTGGGGATGGTCAATGTGGCACCTTACTCTCAGCGATCAACGTCAGCTCATTTCCAGTCATACCCATACTGGGACATACGTTTTATTGCCGACCGTTTGAGTCCGTTAGGGTTTCCGTTGGGCAAAGAGAACGTGCGAGATACTGATTTTATTGTTGAGTTACCCCGGGCACGTGATGGCGAGGGCGTGGAAATCATTATTGATCTAGGTGAGAAAAAGCCGATGGGGCGACTGGCTTTTTATCCTGCAGAACCACCTTCCGATATCTTATTGCCGCATTTTGGCTACCCTGACTCTTTGACGATTGAGGTATTTGATGATGCCTCCATGAAGGTTCCTTTATACCACATGTTTGTTTTACCTGATTATAAACTACGAAAGCATCATCCTAAAAGGCACTTTCGGCCCGTGACCGATCTAGCCTTTGCCGTCCCTATGGGAGGTGTCTCAGGACGGTACGTGAAGGTTACGGCATCCGGTCTATCAGATTATCATCAGGATTCCATTTTGGCATTTGGTGAAATCATTGTATGGGGAGGTGACGAAAATTTATCTCTGAACTGTGGTGTGACGGTTCATACCCCGGACGGTCAGTTGGATTCACTCGAGACAAAACGCTTGGTGGATGGGTATGTCGATTCATATCCAATTATCGATACCTACCTGTGGCTAAAAGGCTTGGCTCAGAGAGAAGCTTTGGAGCGAGATCTTGCGGTAGTACATCATCAGATCATTGAGCTAGACCGAACGATTGAATTATTTTGGAGGTACCTGCTTTGGGGCTTGATGATCATCTTTTTTGTCATGGTGGTTTACCTCGTGATTCGTAACCGTCGAGCGAAGGCATTGGCATTGCACCGACTTCGGGAGCAGATTTCAAGAGATTTGCATGATGATGTGGGGTGTAACCTGGGTAGCATATCATTGGGAATCAGTAACTTGCAGGATGAGGTTCAGGATGAATCATTGGCTGAGGAGTTTGAGGAACTGGAGCTGATTTCTCGCGAGACTTCTGTTGCATTAGAGGAAGCTGTCTTTTTTACCCGAAAAAATCAAATCTACCTGTCGGATTTGGTAGATCGGTTGGAGCAACGAGCCAGAATCATCTTAGAGGAAAACGTTTGTATTTTCTCTGTCGAGGGCAAGCTCGTCGATCGAGTAGTAGATTTTCCATTTAAAAGGCAGGTCATGTTATTATATAAGGAGGCTCTCTACAACTGCTCCCGTCATGCGCATGCTACGAAGGTAGAAGTAACCGTTTCTAGTGATTATCGATTTATCATTGTTTTCCGGGATAATGGCATCGGGTTTGACGTAAATACTCTTGAGCGAGTTTCGGGATTGGATAATATGAGGACACGAGCAAAAAAAATAGGCGGGGAGCTGATGATTGATTCCGTTCCCGGTGAGGGCACTACCTTGAAGCTTGTGGTTGAATATTAG
- a CDS encoding glycoside hydrolase family 2 TIM barrel-domain containing protein, which translates to MNKILTGMVMWLTLGGFVVTAEEESERDWSNVALLQQGVEPPRATFYTYPDQERARTYDRKNSPWFQLLNGDWKFQWVAKPADRPENFHTLKFDDSNWQTIEVPSNWEMKGHGKPLYSNRTYPFPKDAPHIPQDDNPVGSYRLNVEIPQSWEGREVFLNFDGVKAAFYFWVNGEKVGYSQGSRTPAEFNITKHIKPGKNLVAVAVYRWCDGSYLEDQDFWRLSGIYRDVYLTSRATTHVRDLSIVTDLDSECVNAELKVDVEVANPGGTVELELFDAAGKSLFRKSSQGKFCVPVVSPRKWSAEDPYLYLATVTLKDTAGKVIEVIPQRIGFKKSEIKDGVYFFNGVPIKFKGVNRHEHSPANGQVVSKEEMLRDIKLMKEYNINAVRTSHYPNAPMWYDLCDQYGLYVIDEANIESHDYENNAKNKLANSPDWMESHLNRVQRMYHRDKNHASVVIWSLGNEAGSGPNLEKAAEWLHQNDSTRPVHYEGGDHSVGDFFSRMYAPQDWIAKDGRPSILCEYTHAMGNSNGNLKEYWHDNIYKNKSHAGAFVWDWMDQGLIEKTPDQYKENIGKGPVKETFFAYGGWHEQKYHHDKNFCMNGLVGADWTPRPGLSAIKYVYRNVHVQPTDLKNGRISIRNWFNFSNLKDVVTGVWDVTSDGVVIASGAIDELDIAPHTKKDVQLNLPDLTGKEGELMLTLRFMVKNDSTMLSSGHEISWEQFPLSGSYRPTTVESTSDLKVVESDTRVDISGQGFSVALDKKSGGMVSYIVNGKNRVSGCHPDMWRPYTDNDHGAMRPNKRNGSQLGGPLMKNKWRRGMQQPQVNSFVVKNETPQKTRVSVAYSYRGVSAKTKVDYEISGGGTVDVTVRYDYSAIPKKQRTAHRTGMKWSLSGEMEHMKWYGRGPAETYVDRNYERIGLFSGRVDAQWVDYARPQENGYKTDVRWVSLLDGNGNGLRFESLQGVVGIGARYYSDATMESSKYAFEMDRSEDLFFNIDAHQLGVGGNNSWGAVPLKNGVYYADRDFHTYAFRMIPVFSE; encoded by the coding sequence ATGAACAAGATACTAACGGGCATGGTCATGTGGTTAACTCTGGGTGGATTTGTTGTGACTGCCGAAGAGGAGTCTGAGAGAGATTGGTCAAATGTAGCGCTGCTTCAGCAAGGGGTTGAGCCTCCTAGAGCGACCTTTTACACTTATCCAGATCAAGAGAGGGCTCGAACCTATGACCGTAAGAATTCGCCATGGTTTCAGTTGTTGAATGGTGATTGGAAGTTTCAATGGGTGGCTAAGCCTGCTGATCGACCGGAAAATTTTCACACCTTGAAGTTTGATGACTCCAACTGGCAAACGATCGAGGTCCCTTCCAATTGGGAGATGAAAGGGCACGGCAAGCCGCTCTATAGCAATCGAACGTACCCCTTTCCCAAGGATGCGCCCCATATTCCACAGGATGATAACCCGGTAGGGTCCTACCGGCTCAATGTGGAGATCCCTCAAAGCTGGGAGGGCCGTGAGGTGTTTTTGAATTTTGACGGTGTAAAGGCTGCGTTTTACTTTTGGGTCAATGGTGAAAAAGTAGGATACAGCCAAGGGAGCCGAACCCCAGCTGAGTTTAATATTACCAAACACATCAAACCCGGGAAAAACCTGGTCGCTGTGGCGGTTTACCGTTGGTGTGATGGCTCGTATTTAGAAGATCAGGATTTTTGGAGGTTGAGTGGTATTTACCGTGATGTTTATCTAACCTCTCGGGCGACAACTCACGTGCGGGATCTTTCGATTGTGACGGATCTCGATTCTGAATGTGTGAACGCCGAACTAAAGGTGGATGTCGAGGTGGCAAATCCTGGCGGAACGGTTGAGCTGGAACTATTTGATGCGGCAGGGAAAAGCCTGTTTCGTAAATCCTCTCAAGGGAAGTTTTGCGTGCCTGTGGTTTCCCCGCGCAAATGGAGCGCTGAAGACCCGTATCTCTATTTGGCGACTGTGACACTTAAAGATACGGCAGGAAAGGTGATCGAGGTCATCCCTCAGCGTATTGGATTCAAGAAGTCTGAGATTAAAGACGGCGTTTATTTTTTCAATGGGGTTCCGATTAAATTCAAGGGAGTGAACCGACACGAGCACAGTCCGGCCAATGGGCAGGTCGTCAGTAAAGAAGAAATGCTGAGAGATATCAAATTGATGAAAGAGTATAATATCAATGCGGTAAGAACCAGTCACTACCCCAACGCTCCAATGTGGTATGACCTTTGTGACCAGTATGGACTCTATGTCATTGATGAGGCTAACATTGAAAGTCACGACTACGAAAATAATGCCAAGAACAAGTTGGCTAACTCGCCGGACTGGATGGAGTCACACCTGAACCGCGTGCAGCGCATGTATCATCGAGATAAAAACCACGCTTCCGTGGTGATTTGGTCACTTGGAAATGAAGCTGGCAGTGGACCGAATTTGGAGAAAGCCGCTGAATGGTTGCATCAAAATGATTCGACACGCCCCGTGCACTATGAAGGCGGCGACCACTCAGTGGGAGATTTTTTTTCCCGCATGTATGCCCCTCAGGATTGGATTGCGAAAGATGGTCGACCGTCAATCTTATGTGAATATACCCACGCCATGGGGAACTCGAACGGCAACCTTAAGGAGTATTGGCACGATAATATCTATAAAAATAAAAGTCACGCTGGAGCTTTTGTCTGGGATTGGATGGATCAAGGACTGATTGAGAAAACTCCCGACCAATACAAGGAAAACATTGGCAAAGGTCCAGTGAAAGAGACCTTTTTTGCCTATGGGGGATGGCACGAGCAGAAATATCATCACGATAAAAATTTCTGTATGAATGGACTGGTAGGGGCCGATTGGACGCCTCGTCCAGGTCTGAGTGCGATTAAATATGTTTATCGTAATGTTCACGTTCAGCCGACGGACTTGAAAAATGGTCGGATTTCTATTCGCAACTGGTTTAATTTTTCGAACCTCAAGGATGTGGTAACCGGTGTATGGGATGTCACCTCTGATGGCGTTGTGATCGCTAGTGGGGCTATTGATGAGCTGGATATTGCGCCGCATACGAAAAAAGACGTCCAACTGAATCTACCTGACCTTACAGGAAAAGAAGGGGAGTTGATGCTGACTCTTCGTTTCATGGTTAAAAACGATTCTACAATGTTAAGCTCTGGACATGAAATTTCTTGGGAACAGTTTCCTTTGTCCGGAAGCTATCGGCCAACAACAGTGGAATCTACGAGTGATCTCAAAGTGGTGGAATCTGATACGCGTGTTGATATTTCTGGGCAGGGTTTCTCCGTGGCTTTGGACAAAAAATCAGGTGGGATGGTCTCTTACATCGTGAACGGTAAAAATAGGGTGTCAGGATGTCATCCGGATATGTGGAGGCCTTACACCGATAACGATCATGGGGCGATGCGGCCTAATAAACGCAATGGCTCACAACTCGGTGGCCCGCTGATGAAAAATAAATGGAGGAGGGGCATGCAGCAACCGCAGGTGAATTCGTTTGTTGTGAAGAATGAGACACCTCAAAAAACCAGAGTCAGTGTGGCTTATTCCTATCGGGGAGTGTCAGCGAAAACGAAGGTGGACTATGAAATTTCAGGAGGAGGGACCGTGGATGTGACGGTTCGCTATGACTATTCTGCTATTCCTAAAAAACAAAGAACAGCGCACCGGACGGGGATGAAGTGGTCACTGAGCGGGGAGATGGAGCATATGAAGTGGTATGGCAGAGGTCCTGCTGAGACATATGTGGACCGTAATTATGAACGGATCGGATTGTTTAGTGGTCGTGTTGATGCACAATGGGTTGATTACGCGCGCCCTCAGGAAAACGGATATAAAACCGATGTCCGATGGGTCTCACTCTTGGATGGCAATGGCAACGGGTTGCGTTTCGAATCGCTGCAGGGAGTCGTTGGAATTGGAGCTCGTTATTACTCGGACGCCACGATGGAGTCTTCCAAATACGCTTTTGAAATGGATCGATCTGAGGATCTCTTTTTTAACATTGATGCCCACCAGCTTGGTGTTGGTGGAAATAACAGCTGGGGTGCCGTGCCCCTCAAAAATGGAGTCTATTATGCAGATCGTGACTTTCACACCTACGCATTTCGGATGATTCCCGTGTTTTCTGAATAA
- a CDS encoding response regulator transcription factor gives MKDKTQDSDLDVANVWIVEDDSMFRKGLMRALGRREELNCSAGFSGYEDMFAYAEEDGVAWPDVVLMDINLIGGSGLDGIRLLAEKAPKVKSLVLTVFSERDKLLAAIDAGASGYLLKRASVGEIVRGIRDVLNGETVLDNKMINFIMEHSKRGKESNIKLAPREKQLLELLSQGMTISEASDKMEISVHTTDTYIRRIYKKMEVHSHSAAVARALREGLL, from the coding sequence ATGAAAGATAAGACTCAAGACAGCGATTTAGATGTCGCTAATGTATGGATCGTCGAGGACGACTCGATGTTTCGCAAAGGCTTGATGCGTGCTTTGGGGCGGCGAGAAGAGTTAAACTGTAGCGCTGGCTTCTCGGGTTATGAAGATATGTTTGCGTATGCTGAAGAAGATGGGGTTGCTTGGCCCGATGTCGTTCTGATGGATATTAATTTGATTGGGGGAAGTGGCCTGGATGGTATTCGCTTGTTAGCAGAGAAAGCCCCCAAGGTGAAATCGTTGGTGTTGACGGTTTTTTCAGAGCGAGACAAGCTGCTCGCCGCCATTGATGCTGGCGCATCGGGTTATCTGCTTAAGCGTGCATCGGTGGGGGAAATTGTAAGAGGGATACGTGATGTCTTAAATGGGGAGACGGTTCTGGATAATAAGATGATCAATTTTATCATGGAGCACTCCAAGAGAGGAAAGGAATCCAATATCAAGTTAGCTCCGCGAGAAAAACAGCTCCTTGAATTGCTGAGTCAAGGGATGACCATCAGTGAAGCGAGTGATAAGATGGAAATCAGCGTGCATACGACCGACACCTATATACGAAGGATTTACAAGAAAATGGAGGTGCATTCGCATTCGGCTGCCGTTGCCCGAGCGCTACGGGAGGGCTTGCTGTAA